Genomic segment of Chitinophaga varians:
GGAGCAGGAATTTCTGGCACATATAGAAAGTAACAAGGGGATCATTCACAAGATCTGTAAGATGTATATGGATACTGCTGATGATCAACAGGACCTGTTCCAGGAAATTGTTTATCAGTTATGGAAGTCGTACGGTTCTTTTCAGGAGCAGAGCCGTTTTTCCACCTGGATGTACCGGGTGGCGCTGAATACCGCGATTGTTTTTTTTAAGAAGGAGCGACGGCAGATACAGACATCCGATACTATGCCGGAGTACCTGGCAGAGGAAGACCATCGCACATCGGAGCGGGAGTGGCAGTTGTATCATTTTTACAGGGCGGTGCAGCAGCTGGAGCGGTTGGAAAAAGCGCTGGTATTTTATCACCTCGAAAATTATTCTCACCGGGAGATAGCAGACAACCTGGGCATCTCGGAAGGTAATGCCCGTGTAAAGCTCAACCGGGCCAAAATAAAATTAAAGGAACTGATTAAACTACAAGGATATGAATTTTGATGATATACAATCACTGTGGAATGCAGACGACGGGGGGAAAGATATGGTGGTCCCTGATAACGTGGAAAAGATAAAGTCTGCACATCATCCGGTGGTTAAAATCCGGAAGGCGATGAAGCGGGAAGGCTGGGTACAGTTGGCTTCCATTATCATACTGGCATTTGCGCCAATGTATTTTAAGTCTGATATACTGACGGTTGCTTATTACTGTTTGTATGGGGTAATGTTAGCGTTGAGCGGATATTATTTCTACCGTTTTTATCTGTTTTACCGCCGGCTGGGCACTGCTGTGTTATCAGCGAAAGAACATTTATATGAAGTGTATTACGACATACAGCTGCATATAGAGATGTACCGGTCGTTTTCATATGGGCTCATGATGTTGGCATTGGGATTTGTGACGATGTATGTACTGACTGTGCCGGGGAGTTTACATGCCGCTATAGGGAATGATTTCAGGGGTACGACAGTGATAAAGACAGTATTTATTTTCGTGGTTTTTATAGGAGGGATAGTGGTGTCTACCGAAATGTGGATAAAGAGATGTTATGGGATGTATCTGAAGGAGATAAAAAAGATAAAGGATGAATTAAAAGAAAACATTTGAAACAATCGGTTGCGAGTGTGTATTCCCGTTAATAATTAGTTAACGGGAATATTTTTTTTATGGGTGTATTAGTGTGTGGTAAAGGGTTTGGGCCGGATGTGACCGGGTATGCCATCGAGTTGTTAAAGAAATTTTAAAATGATGATGGTGGTCATCGCTATGAAAATTATTTAGCTCTAATATTGTGTCACAAACCTTGATAAAAGAATGCGCATTTCATCATTCAGGTTGCTGTTTTCTCAAAACTTTTAAACCCAAAAAAAATGAAAAAGCTATTATTGTCTGCAGCTTTTGCAATTGCTGCCTTAGGCGGTTACGCGCAATCAGGATCTGCTCCTGTTTCTCCCAATTCCCAAGCCCCTTCATGCTGCGGTGTTTCTTCTGACTATTCTGCAGTGCTCGTTAGCCTTGAATTATGCAATGTAATTGAAATTTGCCCTCCGTTGGATGTTATGTGCGCAAAATTCGATAGCAAAGAAGATTATAACTGCGGTGAAGAGCTTGAAGACTTCTTCGGTCACAAATCTGCTAATTTTACTGTTAGCTCCAACAGAAACTTTAACGTAACTATCAAATCTTCTTCCCCTAACTTCTTGTATGTAGGTAGCGGTACTGGTAATACTGTTATGCCTTGCTCTATCCTGAAATACAACCTGAGCAGCAACGGTACTGGTGGTACTAACGCTACTCCGATGTCCTGGAATCCGCTGACAGTTGCTGCTGCTCCATTGATCAACAATGGCGTACACGGTGTCAACAAACCTTTCTCTGTGAAATTCAAAGCTGATCCAGGATGGGATTTCGCTGCAGGCACTTATGGTCTGGGTGTTATTTTGACTGCAACACAGTTATAATATCAAGGATTGGACGCTCAAGTAAGCCTTTTCAATGGAGAAGGCTTACTTGCCCAAAAACTGAAGCTGGATATTTTGTTGGATGTTATGTGGATGGATGGTTCGTTGGATGTTAGTATGTTGGATATTAGATGTTAGATGTTTGATGTTTTTTACGTTGGATGTTACCTCAATGAGTTGGATGTTACCTCTTTAACCTGGATGTTACCTCAATAAGTTGGATGTTTCCCGAGAGAGATGAAGTTGGATGTACCCCTTTTACCCCCTGTCAGCCAGATGAAACTGTCGTTACCCCCCATGTTGTGCATTTTGTGGCACCTCTGTTGCACTGTCTACATCCCGGAAGTTTCCGGGCAGGGAGTTGCCGGTTTTGTTGTAACGTTAAAAGATTCGCTGGCTGCCAATAAAGATAGCCGCTTTCTGTATAATAATATTCGGATCACCAATAAGTACCATCAGGCACAGTCCTTTCAGTTATCGGTGACGGTCCCGGATGGCTGGCGGTTGATGGCCCCTGCGAAGTCATTGTCAAAGGTGCTGGACCCTGACCAGTCGGAAGTGGTGCCTGTAATTTTGATGCGGCAGCAGAATGCGCCGGCGCTCTGGAAACCCGTACAAGTGCAGGTTGATGCGAAAGCCTATCGGTTTTATATAAAAGCGGAACCCATCTGTGAGTTTTTGGTTACCCCTCTTACAAGTGTTATCCAATTAAAAGGTCAGGAAAAAGACTTTACAGTTACGCTCCGGGTCAGGAATACCGGTACCGTTCCCGGAGCTTACCTGGCCAATATCAGGAATCGCAACCTGGACATTAACAGTACCGAAAAATTTAGGTTGAAGCCCGGCACAGATACCGTGTACTCTTTTTCCTACCATCTGAAGGACAAGGCGATGAACATGCTGAAAGCAGAGAAGCTGCAGATCAATGTGGAAGACACGGCAGGCATAAGCTACATGAATTACGCCATGCTCGAGCGCGTACAGCATGAACGAAAAGAAAAAGAGTCACCCTATATTACCTTTCCGTTCTGGATAGAAACAGGCGTTATGATATGGGGAAAGCAAGTTAGTTACTATGGTGGTATGCACGGTGAGATCCCCATTGGTGACAACAAGCTTTCCTTTTTTTACCGCACCAAACAATATGGCCTCGGCAATAATCTGGAACAAAATGTGATGGGATTCAATTACCAGACAAAACACTGGGACCTCTACGCCGGGCATATGAGCGATATCAAATACTTTTTTACCTACGGCAATGGCGGTAAAATCACGTACAGGCCCAAACCCAATACGGAGTTTACCATCAGCGGCACCAAACACAGTGATGCGCTCACCTGGTTTACCAACGACAACCTGACGATGACCGCCAAATATCCGGTAGGGAAAGTCACCGTGCTACAGGGCATTGCAGGAGACGTAGACCATATACAGCGGCGACAGTCCTATCTTTTCAACAATGAACTACAGTTGATCAATACCCCCAAAGTGTTGTTAGCTGTAAACGCAGGGGTGGGCATGGACTTCTTCGCTAAAAAGATACCGGGCTTTCCTGACAAGCCAGGCATGGCATCGGGCTATAACTTCTCCTATCATGGAAAACGGATCGATTTCAATAGCCTGGTGCAATATTACAACGATTATTTCCCCGGGCTGAACAAAGGGCTGACGTATCAATTCCATGATATTAACTGGAAGTTCGGCAACAACGCTGTGGGTGCTTTTTACCAGTACAATCACTCCGGCGTGAATACGCTCCGCGATACGATTTACAGCACAGACGCCTTTAAGTTCAACATCGCCAAATACGGCCTTAAGTACAGCCATGGTTTTATGAACGGTTCCTTCTCCCTCAGTGGTGGTTTGATGAAACAAAGCATAGTCGTAGGCAGTACCATGCCTGAATACATTTTCGGAGAGATGTACCTGAAGCGGCAGACCGGCAAAAAATTCAGTTTCTTCCTGAACTCCATCAGCGGGTATAATGGTTCATACGGAATCGATAAAAAAGCTGTTTTTCTCACTAATACGAACATGTCGCTGGCTTATAAGGTCTTTGGCGTAAAAGGTACGTTTATGCAACAACCCGTGTTTGATCAGACAACAGAAAAGAATTTTCTGCGATATGTGCAAACCATGCTGGCCGGCCCTTTTATGACGTTTACTTTGTTTAAGCGGGTAAAGACAAATGTTTACTATAATTTCTCCAAATCGTTGTATGATAATCTGGTATATCATCAGGTAGGTGGCAATATTATGTACAGCAATCCAAAGAATGGACTGGACCTGAGCGCCTCTGCGATGATACCGCTGGAAAGCGGCAGCCTCGCCCCAAATGGCCTGGGTGAGAAATATATCAGCATATCAATGACTAAAAAATTTAATGTACCAATAATTTTCAGGAAAAAATACTTCACCTTGAACCTTTTACCATTTTTTGATGTTAATGGTAACGGAACCAGAGATGCCGGAGAGCAGCTTATCCCTAATCTGCAGATCAATATCAACAGTATTCCCTTTATCTCAGATGAAATAGGCTCTATCTCCTATCGAAATGTCACACCAGGTAAATACCAATTGGATTTTGGCGGCGCTAACAACGTCAAAGGCGTAATACCTGCTTCCGGTTTAACACAAACGGTTCCGGTGAACAAAGATCTGACTGTTCTGATTCCTTTTAAAAGGAGCCGGGTAATTACCGGGAAGATCATGATCAGTTCCGACTCCCTGGCCAGGAGCAATTTCCCTCGCAGCAACATCAAAGTAATCGCAACAGATAGTACAGGCATGCTGTATAGCACCCTGACAGACGACATGGGTAGTTATTTCCTGAACGTGCCTGCCGGCAAGTACGCCGTATCCTTGAATCCGGAGGCGTTCAGTGACAAAATAAGACCCAGGGTGATGTCCTATTCAGTGGACGTGGCTACCCGTCTGGAAGCAACGGCAGATTTTGAGATAGTTGACAAAAGCAGGGTAGTAAGGTTTTTTAAGAAAAAGTAAAGAGACCTCGAATATCTAAATACCATGATCATGAAAAATATGAGATCTATTTGTTTAAGTATGCACCCCAAATCGTGATAGCTTTATCCTGATGATAACCCCGAAAGAAAACACCGTCTCTTTCAAGAAAATTTAACCATATCCCGTTTAATTGCAGGACCGTTCCCCCAAAAAAACGTGTTAGTATGTATGTCATTGTCATGTCCTAATTAATTGCTGAAAGATGAAAAAGGTAATGTTTATTGAAGAGGAAGCGGATTGTAAACACTCATTAACCCCGGCTATGCATTCTTTTAACCCTGTTACCACTGTAGACGAACTGCTGAAAGCGCAGGTCGACGACGGCAACGTAATCAGTATTAAAAAGAAACGAATTATTTATGCAGAAGGCAAAACCGCGGCATCCATTTTCTACATCCTCAAAGGAAAAGTAAAAACCAGTAAATGGAATGAAGACGGAAAAGAGCTCATCACCGGCCTTTACCATGAAGGCGACTTTATCGGGTTCAATGCCCTGCTCGATAGCGGCAGGTACCGCGAAACAGCCGAAGTAATTGAAGATGCTGAACTCGTCATTATTTCCCGTACCGACCTGGAACTTCATTTCGAATACAACAGCAGCTTTCTGCGCAAGTTCCTGGACATACTCGCCGCCAATATCGCGGAGAAACAGGAACAGATGCTCCGGATGGCATACAGCCCGCTCCGCAAGAAAGTGGCAGAAGCGCTGCTGATCACCTGCAAAAAATACAATCCTACCAATCAGGGCGAGTTCAGTATGAATATCAGCCGCTGTAACCTGGCCGCACTGGCCGGTGTGGCGAAAGAATCCCTGATCAGGACATTGAGTGATCTGCGTGATGAAAACATCATCCGGATAAAAGACGGAAAAATTATTATAACAGATATCAGAAAACTGGAACACCTGATTTATTGCTCAGACGGAAAACCGAACATATAACCCAATATCATCAAATTCTACCGTGCTATGAAACAGTTGATGCTATTATTATTCCTGTCGTTCAGCGTTCTATTTATAAAGGCCCAGGATACTACCGGTAAAAAAAGTATGATCGTAAGGCCGGCAATTGATACCAGTAAAACAAGAATGACGGCCGGGTCGCCATTCGCTTTGAAAAGCCCGGCAAAACCGGCAGATACCACCAAAAGAGGGCTGACCATAAAACCCTCAACGATAGACTTTAAGCTGAATAACGGACAAACAGGTACTGCCCATGTGTATATCGTCAACCACCTGAACAAGAAGAAACAGTTTACGCTGTATCTCAGTGACTGGATCAGGGACTCGCTCGGCGTACATGTGTACACCGCGCCCGGCAGCACCGAACGATCCTGCGCCCGCTGGATAAAACTGGACAGGACATTTGTGGAGGTTGACACAGGACAAACGGCTGATATCCCGATTAAAATGATGGTGCCGGATTCATCTGCCGTCACCGGTGAAATGAAATGGACCATGCTTTTTCTCGAAACAACAGAAGAACAGATCGTAGAATCGCCCACCGGGCTGAAAACCAACGTGACAAATAAAGTCAGGGTAGGGGTACACCTTTATCAGACACCCCCGTCCCTTACCTATAAAGATGTGAAAATACTCTCCTTTGACCACGCCGATACCAGCGCCCGGATATGTCACATCACGTGTCAGAATACGGGGACGGTGCAACTGGAATGCACCGGCTATCTGGAACTATCTAATATCGCCACCGGCGATAAAACGAAGATCGATGTACCCATGTTCCCGCTGTTCCCGGAACAGAGACGTGTGGTGGAATTTGTAATACCCGACAAAGTACCCAAAGGAAAATACTCACTCATAGGAGTGATCGACGCAGGAACAGACGTACCTATGGAAGCTGCACAGGAAATGATAGATATCTGAACTGTATCCACTTAGAATCTGATCCGGCACTATTCTTAGTGCCGGAAAATTTTTTTTGAGAAAACTGTAACGAAAGTTTATCTGCTGCAACTAATACTGTAAATAAACTTTTTAACAATGATACAGTTGCTCAAAAAACTCTCCTTCGCCATTGCCACTATATGTACCGTTACTACTACGTCCTTTGCCAACACATTACCGCAGCCCACAGCGAAAACAGTCCTGTGGAAAATATCCGGCAACGGACTGGATAAACCTTCCTATCTGTTTGGTACTTTTCATATGCTCTGTAAAGATGACCTCATCATCAGCGACAAAGCTAAAAAAGCCTTTGCAGGCACCAGCCAGCTGGTAATAGAAACCAACATTTTTGATCCTGCGGAAATAAAGCTGGCGCAAAAAGAAGTCATGTCCGATGTTCCCCAAAGCCAGCGGTTGTCCAAGGAAAAATATGCGTTCGTGGATTCCGTGCTCCGCGCCAGAATAGGTGTGCCTTTACAGCGGTTTGACAGTCTCCGCCTGAGCGCGCTGGTAGGCGTACTGGCACAACTGGGCTTCACCTGCCCGCAGCCCGTCAGCCAGGAAGCAGCGCTTTATCAATATGCGCAACAGCAACAAATGAAGTTCGCCACGCTGGAAACAATAAAAGAGCAGGTGGACTACATGAACAAAGGATTTTCTGACGCCTACTTTTTTAAATTCCTCCAGGGCATCGACTCCCTGAAGCATGTAACTACGCGCATGGTCAACGCCTATAAGACGGAAGACATAGATGTCATACAGCAGGAAATGAACGACGCGGACATGAGCTACTGGCTGCTGACACGCCGTAATGCAAACTGGGCTGTTAAAATGCCCGCCATGATGCAGGCCAACAGCTGTTTTTTCGCAGTTGGTTCCGGCCACCTCGCCGGAGAAAATGGTATCATTCAACTGCTGAAAGCCAAAGGTTATACGGTGACCCCTGTTTTAAACTGATTGGACCAGACAAAAAAACTAAAGCATCCCTGATAACGAATAAAAAGAGCCGGGAACATCTGCCCGGCATTTTTATAAGCGGTTATTAAAATCCATGCCCCTTATGTATTTTGCGGACTTTGACCGTACTGTATGCATAAATTTATCTTGTTGGTGCTGGCCAGTTTACCCACCTGCGTAACTGCCCAAAAAAAAGACTCAACCATTAAAGAACTGAAAGCAATCTCCATTGTGTCTAAAAAGAAAACGGTGGAGTTTAAAGATGGCAAAGTAGTGTATAATGTCAGTAACAGCGTAAACGCCATGGGCAGTAATGCGCTGGAGCTGTTGAAACGCTCTCCCGGTGTGATGGTGGACCCAACCAATAATATTTCACTCAACGGGAAATCAGGTGTTACGGTGTATATCGATGGTAAGCCCAGTTACATGCAGGGCGATGCCCTGGCTGCATTATTGAAATCATTGCAGTCTGCTAATATTTACAGCATAGAACTGTTGCCTAATCCATCCAGTAAATATGACGCTGCCGGCAGCGGCGGCATCATCAATATCCGCCTGAAAAAAAATACCGCCTCAGGGCTTAACGGCGATGTCGCTGCCGGTATACATTTCGGGCAAACACCCAAAACAGAAGGAGCGCTGAACCTGAACTACCGTACCGGTAAATTTAATCTGTATGGTAACTATAA
This window contains:
- a CDS encoding RNA polymerase sigma factor: MKNKEQEFLAHIESNKGIIHKICKMYMDTADDQQDLFQEIVYQLWKSYGSFQEQSRFSTWMYRVALNTAIVFFKKERRQIQTSDTMPEYLAEEDHRTSEREWQLYHFYRAVQQLERLEKALVFYHLENYSHREIADNLGISEGNARVKLNRAKIKLKELIKLQGYEF
- a CDS encoding Crp/Fnr family transcriptional regulator, encoding MKKVMFIEEEADCKHSLTPAMHSFNPVTTVDELLKAQVDDGNVISIKKKRIIYAEGKTAASIFYILKGKVKTSKWNEDGKELITGLYHEGDFIGFNALLDSGRYRETAEVIEDAELVIISRTDLELHFEYNSSFLRKFLDILAANIAEKQEQMLRMAYSPLRKKVAEALLITCKKYNPTNQGEFSMNISRCNLAALAGVAKESLIRTLSDLRDENIIRIKDGKIIITDIRKLEHLIYCSDGKPNI
- a CDS encoding TraB/GumN family protein, encoding MIQLLKKLSFAIATICTVTTTSFANTLPQPTAKTVLWKISGNGLDKPSYLFGTFHMLCKDDLIISDKAKKAFAGTSQLVIETNIFDPAEIKLAQKEVMSDVPQSQRLSKEKYAFVDSVLRARIGVPLQRFDSLRLSALVGVLAQLGFTCPQPVSQEAALYQYAQQQQMKFATLETIKEQVDYMNKGFSDAYFFKFLQGIDSLKHVTTRMVNAYKTEDIDVIQQEMNDADMSYWLLTRRNANWAVKMPAMMQANSCFFAVGSGHLAGENGIIQLLKAKGYTVTPVLN